Genomic window (Limibacillus sp.):
AAAAGAGGGAGAAGGGCGGATGGCCATCGAAAGCAGCAAGATCACTTTCACGGGGGTTGACGGGCAGGCTCTGGCGGCCCGGCTCGACAGTCCGGCCGGCCCGGTCCGCGCTTATGCCCTTTTCGCGCACTGCTTCACCTGTTCAAAGGACATCTTTGCCGCCTCCCGCATTGCGCGCGGCCTGGCCGAAAAGGGGATCGCGGTCCTGCGCTTCGACTTCACCGGCCTTGGCGCCAGCGAAGGGGAGTTCGCCAACACCAACTTCTCATCCAACGTCCAGGACCTGCTGGCCGCCGCGGAGCACCTTCGGCAGCACTACCAGGGGCCCGCCATCCTGATCGGCCACAGCCTGGGCGGTGCCGCCGTTTTGGCAGCGGCGGGCGATATCCCCGAGTGCAAAGCCGTGGCGACGATCGGCGCGCCCGCCGATCCGGCGCACGTCGCCCATAACTTCCAGCCGAACCTTGAGGAGATCGAGGCCAAGGGCGAGGCCTCGGTGCAACTCGCAGGCCGCAGTTTCACGATCAAGAAGCAGTTTCTAGACGACGTCAGGGAACAAAGGCTCAGCCGGCGCATCGCCTCCTTAAAGCGCGCGCTTCTGGTCTTTCATGCGCCCCTGGACGAGACGGTGGGCATCGACAACGCAACGCAGATCTTCGTTGCGGCCAAACACCCCAAGAGCTTCGTTTCTCTCGACAAGGCCGACCATCTGCTTAGCCGCCACGAAGATGCGGGCTATGTGGCAGAGGTCCTGGCCGCCTGGGCCGCCCGCTATCTGCCCAGCGCAGAGAAGGACGAGAAGGAGACGCAGCCGGTGAAGGGCGTGGTGGTTCGCTCCACCGGACAGGGCCGCTTCACCCAGGAAGTCCTGGCGCGCCACCACCGCCTCCTCGCCGACGAGCCGAAGAGCGTCGAGGGCGCGCTGGACCTGGGCCCCAGCCCCTATGAGTACCTTCTGGCGGGACTTGGGGCCTGTACCTCCATGACCTTGCGTATGTACGCGGACCGGAAGGGCTGGCCGCTCGAAGGTGTGAGCGTTGCGCTCGACCATGGCCGCATCCATGCAGAGGACTGCAGTGACTGCGCTACGAAGGAAGGCAAGGTCGACGAGATATCGCGCGAACTGACCCTGAGCGGTCCCTTGGACGAGGCGCAACGTGAGCGGCTCCTGGAGATCGCGGACATGTGCCCCGTGCACCGGACATTGGAGAATGAGATAAAGATTCGGACTCGGGAGAGAAAGGGCTAGCCCTCGCGGCTCAGGACCTGTTGACTATAGTGGCTGGCGTTTCGTTGCAGAGACTGCGCGCGCTGGCCACCCTGAATTCCTGGCGGACAGGACCGGATTATCATGGACGCGAGCGCGGGCCGCGGGCCCCATCATCCAAAGATCGACGAGGCCAAGGACCTGATGACGCGCGGGCGGCTCGACCGGCGCGAGTTCGTCCGGATCGCCGCGCTGCTCGGGCTGGGAGCGGGGGCCGCCTACGCCATGGCGGGTTTGCCGGCCCCGGCGCGTGCGGAGGAGGGTACGCCCTTTCCGGCAGCGGCCCCTGAGGCGAAAAAGGGCGGCGTGCTGAGGGTGGCCATGCAGGTCCAGCCAATGGACGACCCGGCGACCTACGCTTGGGTCGAAATGTCCAACCAGACCCGTCACATCGTCGAGTACCTCACCTTTACCGGCACCGATAACATAACCCGGCCGATGCTGGCCGAGAGCTGGGAGGCCAATGACGACCTGACGGTCTGGACCTTCAAGATCCGTCCCGGCGTGCGTTGGCATAGCGGGGAGGAGCTGACCGCCCAGCACGTCCGCGCGAGCTTTCTACGCGCCATGGACCCGGATTTAGGGGCGGGCGGGGTTACCGGTCTTTCCACCTTTGCGGCCATGACGACGCTTCAGGACGGCAAGCTTACAATGCTGCCCGGATCCATTGAGGCGCCGGACGATCGCACGCTGGTGATGCGCCTCCAGAAGCCCGTCTTGTCGGTGCCTGAGGACTGCTACAACTACCCGGCGGCGATCCTGCATCCTTCTTTCGAGCCGCCGTTTTCAGAAAACCCCATCGGCACGGGCCCCTTTACCCTCAGTGAACTGATCGTGGGGGAGCGCTGCATCCTGAAGCGGGTTACCGAGACCAGCGACGGGAAGCCCTTCGAGTACTGGGGCGGTGACGTCTTCCTGGACGAGATCCATTACTACAACTTCAATGAGGCCGCGCAGTTGGAGGCCGTGGCCTCCGGTGCGGTGGACGCCATCTATGAGTTCGGTATCGAGCAGTTGGATCTGGCCCGCTCCCTCTTGGATGCGAAGATCATTCTGGCCCAGACGGCGCAGACATTGGTGTGCCGCATGCAAGTCAGTCAGCCCCCCTTTGACGACCCCAGGGTTCGTAAGGCGATTCAGTTGAGCGTCGACCGGGAGGCGGTCATGCGGCGCGCTTTTCCGGTGGGGGCCGTCGTCGCGGAGGATCACCATGTCGCTCCGTTGCATCCGGAGTATTTCCGACTGCCCCCCATGGAACGGAACCCGGATGCGGCCCGCGCATTGCTGGCCGAGGCGGGGCATGAGCAGTTGGACCTCACGATTGATGTCGGAAACACCGATGGCCCATGGCACCAGACGGTCTGCGAAGCGATAAAGGAGCAACTGGCGGAGGTCGGGATCAATCTGACGGTCAACGTCATGCCGCCCTCCGACTACTGGGGCATCTGGAAGACGACGGCTTTCGGCGCGACCGCCTGGACCCATAGGCCACTCGGCACCATGTCGCTGTCGCTTGGCTACCGGAGCGGCGTTCCCTGGAACGAAACGCACTTCAGCGATCCCGATTTCGATGCCGCCCTTGACGAGG
Coding sequences:
- a CDS encoding bifunctional alpha/beta hydrolase/OsmC family protein: MAIESSKITFTGVDGQALAARLDSPAGPVRAYALFAHCFTCSKDIFAASRIARGLAEKGIAVLRFDFTGLGASEGEFANTNFSSNVQDLLAAAEHLRQHYQGPAILIGHSLGGAAVLAAAGDIPECKAVATIGAPADPAHVAHNFQPNLEEIEAKGEASVQLAGRSFTIKKQFLDDVREQRLSRRIASLKRALLVFHAPLDETVGIDNATQIFVAAKHPKSFVSLDKADHLLSRHEDAGYVAEVLAAWAARYLPSAEKDEKETQPVKGVVVRSTGQGRFTQEVLARHHRLLADEPKSVEGALDLGPSPYEYLLAGLGACTSMTLRMYADRKGWPLEGVSVALDHGRIHAEDCSDCATKEGKVDEISRELTLSGPLDEAQRERLLEIADMCPVHRTLENEIKIRTRERKG
- a CDS encoding ABC transporter substrate-binding protein, with product MDASAGRGPHHPKIDEAKDLMTRGRLDRREFVRIAALLGLGAGAAYAMAGLPAPARAEEGTPFPAAAPEAKKGGVLRVAMQVQPMDDPATYAWVEMSNQTRHIVEYLTFTGTDNITRPMLAESWEANDDLTVWTFKIRPGVRWHSGEELTAQHVRASFLRAMDPDLGAGGVTGLSTFAAMTTLQDGKLTMLPGSIEAPDDRTLVMRLQKPVLSVPEDCYNYPAAILHPSFEPPFSENPIGTGPFTLSELIVGERCILKRVTETSDGKPFEYWGGDVFLDEIHYYNFNEAAQLEAVASGAVDAIYEFGIEQLDLARSLLDAKIILAQTAQTLVCRMQVSQPPFDDPRVRKAIQLSVDREAVMRRAFPVGAVVAEDHHVAPLHPEYFRLPPMERNPDAARALLAEAGHEQLDLTIDVGNTDGPWHQTVCEAIKEQLAEVGINLTVNVMPPSDYWGIWKTTAFGATAWTHRPLGTMSLSLGYRSGVPWNETHFSDPDFDAALDEAEATLDVEQRREKMEEVERRLQEAAVILQPLWRPVLTITKSKVQGYPAHPTQYHQFNKVWLA